In the Thermus antranikianii DSM 12462 genome, TCGCCCCGGAGGACCTGGCCCTTTTGCAGGTGGTGGCGGACGAGGGGGACTTGCGGGCGTTTTTGCGGAGCCTATGAGCGAAACCCTTGTGGTGTACGTGCCGGATCTGGGCCAGGGCGTGAGCTTCTACCAGGCTTTGGGGCTGGCCCTGGAGGAGCTGATCCCGGAACGGGAGGCCCTTCTGGCTCCCCTCGAGGGGCCCCTTCTCCTCCTGCGCCCTGGAAGCGGGGGGGTGGAGCAGGGGCCCAACCGCCCCCGGCCCGAGGGGCATGGCTTTGCCCGGGTGGGGGTGGAGGAAGGCCGCCTGGTGTTCTTCGTGGAGAACCTGGAGCACGAAAAGTTTCGCCTTTCCAAGTACGGCCTTCCCTTCCGCGAGGCAGGGGGACACCTCCTCCTCTTTGACCCGGGGGAGAACCCGGTCTTGGTGCGGGAGCTTCCCCCAGAGAAACATTCCTGACCCGAGGAGATACATGAAGCTTTGGCTTTTGGATCTGGACGATACCCTTCTTGTGGACCACCGGGTGAGCGAGGAGGTCTTGGGCCGCTTGGGGCAGGAAGTAGGAGTGGAGGGACTACCCCAGGCGGTGCGAAGAAAAGCAGAGGAGTTCTTCCGGCAGGCTCCCTTCTACCCCTGGGCCGAGCGCATCGGCCACTCGGCCCTGGAGGCTCTTTGGGCCCGCTACTCCACCCCGGGGCTGGAAACCCTGGCGGAGTGGGCCTGGCCCTTTCGGGAAAGGGTTTTCCAGGAGGCCCTTAGGGCGCTTGGCGGTCCTGTGGAGCGGGCCCGGGAGCTGGCGGAGGCCTTTTTCCGGGAAAGGCGCCGCTACCCCCTTTTCCCCGAGGTGCCGGAGTTTCTGGAGGCCCTTAGAGCCAGGGGGGCCATCCCGGTCCTCCTCACCAACGGCGTGCCCGACCTGCAGCGGGAGAAGCTCGCCGGGGCAGGCCTTGGGGAGGCCTTTTCCCTCACCTTGGTTTCCGGGGAAGTGGGGCTTGGCAAACCTGACCCCAGGCTCTTCCGCATGGCCCTTTGCGCCTTTGGCGTGGGCCCGGAGGAGGCGGTGATGGTGGGGGATAACCCCGAGCGGGACATCAAGGGAGCCCTTTCGGCGGGGATAAGGGCGGTGTGGGTGGACCGGGGCCACCGCCCCAAGGACCCCCGGTATCCCGCCCACCTGGAAGTCCAGGACCTCCTGGAGGCCTTGACCCTCCTGGAGGCTTGACCCTCCTTGGCCGCAAAGGGAAGTTTTGATACCCTTTGTGATTTCCCTCCGTGAGCCAAGGACTTCCTGGGATAGCCTTGGACCATGTACGAGGCGGTCCTTTTCCTACACAACCTGGTGCGCTGGGCGGTCTTGGCCTTTGGCTTCCTGGCCCTTTGGCGCCCTGGGGCTAAAGAAGGAGCCTTTTTCGCCCACGCCCTCACCCTGCAGGTGGTGTTGGGGATCCTGCTGGCCTTCGTGAGCCCTCTCTTTCAGGGAGCCTTGGCCAGCCTCGAGGCGACCCTGCAAACCCCAAGCGAGGCCCGCTACTTCGTGGCCGAGCACTGGGTGGGAGGGCTTGTGGCCTTGGGCCTGGCCCACGCTGGGCTTTCCCAAGCCCGAAAGGGAAAGCCCCGGGCCCGGCTCCTCTTCGCCCTGGCCCTGGCGCTGGTGCTCCTTTCCATTCCCTGGTTCCGGCCCCTTCTTAGGCTTTAGCCTAGGAGCTCGGCCACCGGGAGAGAAAAGGAGGGGAAGGCCACGGGAGCCAGGTGGTTCCCTGGGGCCAGGGTTTGGGCTTCCCGGTAACCCTCGGGGGAGGGGGAGCGAAGGACGTGAAGCCGCTTGCCGTCCAGGTCCAGCACCCAAAGCTCAAGGACCCCGTGGCGCGCGTATAGGGGTGCCTTAACCCCCAGGTCGTAGGCCAAGGAGGCCTCCGCCACCTCCACCAGGAGGAGGACATCCTGAGGGCCGGGGTGCCCCTCCTGGTAAAGGTCAGGCCGGGGCCGCAAAAGGGCCAGGTCCGGCTGGGGCTCGCTGAAAGGGTTAAGGCGCACGGGGTCCTGTACGGCGATAAGGCAGGCCCCTTCCATCTCCAAGGGGGTGAACAGGCGGCGAAGGCGCCGCACGGCGGCGGCATGGCGGCTACCGATGGGGCTCATTTCCCAAACCTCTCCCTCCAGAAGCTCCACCCGGTCGTCCTCTCCCAGGAGGCCCGCCTGGGCCATCCTGTGGAACTCCTCCACGGTGAACCGCTTGCGCGCCGGGGTCATGGTTTCATCTTAAGGCGGATGGACCTTGCCCTAAATAGGCCACCGCGGCGTACCCCACCACGCGGCTTGTGTCCCCGGAGGCCTCGGCGCTGGTGGCGTAGGCCAGAAGCGTGGGCTTCCAACCCAAGCTTCTGGCCAAGGCGGTGAGGGTGGCCCAGGGAAGGTGGCCGCAGGCTTCCCCTTGGGCCACTCCCTCCACATCCAGGGCCAGGGCCTTTTCCAGGGTCTTTTGATCCCGCTTTCTGGCCACGGGGTCGGGATGGTAGTGGGAGAGGTCGCTGGAGGCCACCACCAGGTCCCCTTCCCCAAGCTCCGACAACAGGGCCTCGGCCACCTCTTTAGGGTCCGCCTCCCCGAAGAGGAGGGGCAGGATGGGCGTGTCCGGCAAGGCTACCTGGAGAAAGGGGAGGAGGACCTCGAGGCTATGCTCCTCCCGGAAGGGCTCCTCGTAGGTCAGAAAGGGAGAGCCCTGGGCCACAAGCCGGCTTCCCCCTTCCAGGTCCACCGCCACCTCCCCCAAGGGAGTGGCCCAGGCCCGGTAAGGGTAAAAGGCCGCTCCCAAGAAGGGCACGAAGTGGCTGGGCCCCAGGAGGAGAATTCTCCTCGCCCTTCCCCGCCAGGCGGAAAGCACCTTAAAGCCCTCCGCCGCCACCTTCCCCGAGTAAAAGTAGCCGGCATGGGGGGAAAGAAGCCCCCTGACCCTAGGGTCAGGGGAGGCGTGGGCTTTGTGCAGAAGGCCTTCCACCTCCTGCCTTAGGCGCCCTGACTCCAGGGGATAGAAGTAGCCGGCCACCGCCGGGAGCCTCACCAGGTCCATACCCCAGGAATCCTCCTCCCGCACCCCGGGCAGACCCCGGGGACCTCCCAAAGGGGCTTCACCCAGAAGCCCCGGCGCCGGATAAGGAGCCTTCCGCAATCCGGGCAGTGGGTGGAGCTTCTTTCCTCGTCCAGGACGTTGCCCACGTACACGAACTTAAGCCCTTCCTCCTTGGCGATCTCGTAGGCCCGCACCAGGGTGCTGTGCCGGGTGGGCCTCAGGTCCAGCATGCGGTAGTCAGGGTGGGCGGCGGTGAGGTGCCAGGGAACCTCGGGGGAAAGCCCCTTGAGGAAACGGGCCATGGCCCGGACCTCCTCCGGGGAGTCGTTGTAGCCCTCCAGGAGGAGGGTGGTCACCTCCACCCAGACCCCTTGGGCCAAAAGGTGCTCGAGGCTTTCCAGGACCGGCTTGAGCCGGGCCCCGCAGATCTTCCGGTAGAACTCCTCGGTGAAGCCCTTCAGGTCCACATTGGCGGCATCCAGAAAGGGCCGGATATACTCCCAGGCCTCCTTGGTTTCAAAGCCGCTGGTGACGAAGACGTTTTTCATGCCCCGTTTTTTGGCGAGCTTGGCCGTGTCGTGGGCGTATTCAATCCAGACGGCGGGCTCGTTGTAGGTGTAGGCGAGAAGCCTCACCCCCAGGGCCTCGGCCTTCTCCACGATGGCCTCGGGGGGCCAGTCCTCCCCGATGGGCCGGTCCAGGTGGCCCTCCGGCGTGACCTTGAACTCCCGGAACTGGGAGATCTCCCAGTTCTGGCAGAAGGCGCAGAAGAGGTTGCACCCCACGGTGCCCAGGGAAAGGATTCCCTCCCCGGGGTGGAAGTGGTAGAGGGGCTTTTTCTCCACCGGATCCAGGTGAACCGCGGCGGCTTTTCCATAGGTCACCAGATAGAGCCTGCCTCCAAGGTTGCGCCTGACCCCGCATTTGCCTGCTTGTCCTTCCGCGATGGCGCAGTAATGGGCGCAGGCCCGGCACTGCACGTAGCCCTTGGGCAGGGGGCGCTTCAGATCCGCTTCCCTAAGGGTAACCGTCAGGGTCATTTCATATGCTTCTCATCTCATGATACCACGCCCAGGGGGTTTCCATCCGATGGCGAGCCTTAAACTGATCCTGTGCCGCCTTTCCCCCCCAGGGAGGAAAGGGACTTCGCCTCCCTTGTTCCCCGGGAGGTGCTGCGCCGGGGGCTGGCCTACTACCAGGAGGGCCGGGTGCTCAGGGTCTTCCGGGTGGGGGAGAAGGTTTTGGGCTTGGTGCAGGGCTCGGCAGAGGCGCCCTACCGGGTGGAGGTGGGCCCGGGGCTTTGGGGCCGTTGCACCTGCCCTTATCCAGAGTTCCCTTGCAAACATGCGGTGGCCCTCCTCTACGCCTATGTGGAGGAAAAGGCACCGGACCTGGCGCCCCTGATTGAGGCCCTAACCCCTGAGGAGGCCAGGGGCCTCCTGAAAAAACTCGCCCTCCTTCCCGAGGTGGGCCTTTACCTGGCGGAAGCCCTGGCCCCGGAAAAGGCCTTTCTGGAAGGGGTGAAGGACCTGCGCCGGGCCTTCCGGCTGGGGGGAGGGCAGGAGGAGGCCCGGGCCCTGTCCTTGCGCCTGGACCGGGTGGGGAGGAAAGAGGTGGAGGCCTACCTGGAGGCGCTATTGGAAGCTCCCTTTGACCCGGAGCCCTACTTGCGGATAGCCCTGGAGCGCTACCTGGCCCTCACCCCTAGGCTTTCCTTCCTCCTGAACCTTTACCTGAGGCACCCTTCCGAGGCCTTGCGGGAGGCTTTCCTGCAGGTGGCGGGGGAAAGGGGGGAGGAGGCCCTTCACCTTTTAAGGGGTGGGAACGGCTTGGGACTTAAGCGGGCGCTTAGGGCCGAGCTTCTCTTCCGCCTGGGGCGGGTGGAGGAAGGGCTTTCCGCCTTGCGGGAGGGGCTGGAGGGGGTTGGGGACTACCTCCTCCTGGTGGAGCGCCTTATGGCCTTGGGACGGGTGGAGGAGGCATTAAGGTATGCGGAGGAAGCCCGGGACTGGTTTGGAAAAGACCCCAGGCTCCTTCCCCTTCTGGACCTGTTGGTGGCCCATCGGGGGAGCCCGGAGGACCACCGGGCCCGCTTTGGGGTACGGCCGAACCTCGAGGACTACCTGGCCCTAAAGTCCAAGCTGGGCCGGGAGTTTTACCGGGAGCGCAAGGCTCTTCTCAGGCAGGTGCGGGACCCTGCCCTTCTTGCCCGCATCTACCTCTTGGAGGAGGATTGGAAGGCCTTGGACCGCCTGTTGAGGAACACCCCACCGGAGGCCTATCCCGCCTTGGCGGAGGTCCTGGAGGAGAAACTTCCCGAGGAGGCCAAGAGGCTTTACCTGGAGGCGGCAAGGCGCGAGGTGGAAAAGGGAACCCGCAAGGCCTACCGGGAGGCAGCCAGGCTCCTTGGGCGCCTTTCCCGCCTGGACCCCAAGGCAGCCCGTGAGGCGGCCTTGGCCTTGCTGCAGGCTTATCCCCGTCGCCGCGCCCTAAAGGAGGAGCTCGGCTTTTGGCTCTCGGAAAAGCCTCATGGGCCTATGACAGAATAGCCCTGTGGAGCGCTTTCCCTGGGTGGAGGTCTTCCGAGGGCTTGCCATTTTGGAAGTGGTTCTCCATCATGTTACGGGCCGCTTCCTGCGGGAGCTTGATCCGGGAGGCTGGGAATGGCATCTTCTGGCGGCGGTGAACCGCACCCTGCATTTTGCCGTTCCCGCCTTTCTCTTCATGGCCACCCTGGTCCTGGGGGCGAGCTTTTTACGGGAGTTCCGCCTGGGTCGGTACCTTAGGAACCGCGCTTTGCGCCTCCTTTGGCCCTACCTCCTCTGGAGCGGGGTGTACTTGGCCTTCCGCTACTGGGACCACGGCCTCTTCTAGCCTGAGCGCCTTCTTCACCAGCTCCTTTGGGGGAAGGCCTACTTTCACCTCTACTTCCTGGCGGTGGCCCTGCAGCTCACCCTGCTTCTGCCCCTTTTCCTTCTCCTCCTAAGGCGGAGGCCCCACGGCCTGGTCTTTCTCCTCCTGGGGGTGGGGCTTACCCTGGGGGTCTACTTTCTGAACCGCCACTACCGCTTTTTGCCCTACCCGGGGAGCTTTGTCCTCTGGTACACCCCAGCCATCGTGTTGGGCCTTTATTTGGCAGGCCGCCTCGAGGGGCTGCCCCGCCTGTTGCGCTTCTGGCCCTTGGCCCTTTTAGCCGCTGGGGTGGGGCTTTGGGGGTACTTGCCCCTGGCCTTGGATGTGCTGAAGCGTCTTCCCGTGAACACCTTCCACTACCAGGCCTTCCACTGGCTGTACACCACGGGCATGGCCTTCCTCCTCCTGGCCTTGGCCTATGCCTTGGCCCGTACTCCCCTGCGGGTTCCCCTGGCCTTTTTGGGGCGCTATTCCTTGCAGATCTACCTGGTCCACCCCATGGTGGTGCGTCTTCTGGAGAAGTATCCGGACTTTCCCGAGCCCTTAGGCCTTAAGCCTGCCTTTGCCGTCTACCTGGTCCTGGCGCTTTTCCTGCCCCTCTTTCTGGCCCATTTGCTCGCAAGGGCCAGGGTATCCCCTGCCCTCTTTGGCCGATGAGGACGCTTGGGGTTTGGCTTTTGCTTCTGGCCCTCGGCCTTTTTTGGGGGTTGCGGTCAGCAAACCCTGGGCTGAAAAAGGTGGAAGGCGGTGTGGTTTACGGGCGGGACGGCGTCACCCTGTTTGCCCAGGTATGCCTTCCGGAGGGAACCACGGATCGGGCGGTGGTCCTGGTGCCCGGCGGTTTCGGTCCTCCCACGGAGGGCATGGAAAAAAGGTGCCGTTTCTATGCGGAAAAGGGGGTGGTGGCCCTGGTGCCCCACCTCCGGGGCCGGGGAAAAAGCGGGGGCAAGGTGAGCGGTTGCTTAGGGGAGGCTGAGGACCTGGTGCTTCTGGCCCGCCTTCTGCCCAGGCTGGGGATTAAGCATTACGCCTACGTGGGTTACTCCCTGGGGGCCTGTGTGGCCTTGAAGGCGGCGGCCTTGGAGGGAAGGGCCAGGGGCGTGGTCTTCGTCATCGGCCCCGTGGACTTTGTCGAGCAGGTGGAGATCCTGCGCCGCTCCCGTCCTGAGGCCCTTGCCCGCTGGCGGGAGGTTTTCGGCGGGCTTCCCGAGGACTGCCCGGACTGCTACGCTCGGCAAAGCCCCTTACCCTATGCGGCCCTTTTGGCGGCCCCCCTTCTCATCCTCCATGCGGGCAACGACCCCCTTATTCCCCCCACTCAAGCCTGTCGCCTGAGGGATGTGCGGGAGAAGATGGGCCGGAGGGTGTATCAGGTAGCCCTGACCCGGGAGGGTGAACCCTGGACCCTGCCCCTAACCAAGGACCGTGCCTGCCTAAGGCCCACGGGGTTCGGCCCCCTAGGGGAGGACCACCTAATCCTCTTTCCCGACCTCCACCATGCGGTGATCCCAGCCATGGAGGCTTGGGTGGAGCGGTTTGTCTTGGCCTGGCTCCGCTAAGAGTCCAGAAGGGGGATGGCCTGGGCCAGCATCCGTTCCAGAAGGGGTTTTAGGGTGTTTGTTTCCTCCTCCGTGTAGGCGTGAAGCTCCACCGGAAGGCCCTTAAAAGCCTTCCGCGCCAGGCGGTGAAGGTCCTCACGGGCAGGGCCTTGGTAGATGAGGAGGAGGTCCACGTCGCTTCCCGGTAGTGCCCGACCCGCGGCCCAGGAACCGAAGAGGTAGGCCTGCCGGAGGGGAACTTCTTCCCTTAGCACCGCTAGCCCTTCCTTCAGGCCCTTTAGGATTTCCTCTTTAGTCCAAGGAGGGAAGAAGACCCTGACAGAAGGCATTGATTTCCTCGGCATGCTGCAAAAGCCGCTCGGCCTCGGGGCGCCGGTAGCGCTCAAAGGGAGCCCCTTCGGGGAGGGCATCGGGATAACGGGTGGGGATGTAGGCCTTGTCCAGCTCGCTGGCTGCGTCTAGGAGGGACTCGCTTACGGGATGCCGCTTGGCCAGCTCCTCCAAAAGACCCAGCACCGAGTCCCCCCAGGCCACAGCCCCTAGGTGCTGGAAGACAGCTTTAACCGCTTTTCCCGCTGCTTGTTGGGCGGTGAAGGCGGCCCACTCGTAAAACCCCTTTTCCAAGGCGAAGCGGGCGTGCTCCAAGTCCCTCCTTGCTTGAAGGATAAAGTCCCGGCTTCGCTCCACAAAGGCAGTATAGCCCATCCCGATTGACAACCCAGGGGGCTTGCCGCATAGTAAAGGTTGCGGCCATACCTTGGAGGGTTGGCCGAGCGGTTGAAGGCGGCGGTCTTGAAAACCGCTGTGGGCTTCAGGCCCACCGGGGGTTCGAATCCCTCACCCTCCGCCAGAAGGCTTGGAGAGGTGGCCGAGTGGTCGAAGGCGGCACCCTGCTAAGGTGTTGTACCGGGAAAACCGGTACCGCGGGTTCGAATCCCGCCCTCTCCGCCAGGAAGCCCGGTCTTAGACCGGGCTAAAGTTTTGGTCATGCTGGCCTTGTCCTTGCCTCCCCTCAAACCCTGCCGTTTCCTAAGGAGGAGAAACCGCTTCCTGGTGGAGTCGGACGTGGGGCTCCTGCACCTTCCCAACTCCGGGCGGATGGGGGAGCTTCTCCTTCCCGGGACCCCTTGCTTTTACCATCCCAGGGCCACCCCCAAGACGGTGGGGCGGCTTCTTCTTTTGGAGAGCCGGGGCGTGTTGGTGGGGGTGGATGCCTCCTTGGCCAACCGTCTCCTGGAGTTGCTTTTGAGGGAAGGGGTTTTCGGTTCCCTTGCGGATTTGCGCAAAGAGGTGCGCCTAGAAGGGGAGAGGCTGGACTTCTCCGCCCGGATTGGAGGGAAGGAGGCCCTTTTGGAAGCCAAGAACTGCAACCGGGTGGAGGGAAGCCTAGCCCTTTTTCCTGATGCGCCTACCCCTCGAGGCGCCCGGCACCTGAGGCTTCTTTCGGGGTTTGCCCGGGCCGGGGGCTTGGCCTATGCGGTGTGGATGGTCCAGCATCCCTTGGCCCGGGCCTTTGCCCTCGACCCTGAGGACCGGGTTCTTTACCAGGCAGCCCGGGAAGCAAAGCGGGCTGGGGTGCAGCTTCTGGCCTACCGGGTGCGGCCGACCCTCGAGGCCCTCTACCTGGAGGGACAGCTTCCCTGGGTTTGGTTACCCTCCCAGGAGGATCTGGAAGGCCACCATCAGGGCCGCGGCTAGGGTGAGGACCGTGGCCACCCCCTCGGCCTTGGCTTCCTTCAGGGCCTCGGGGAGGATCTCCGCCGCCACCATCCAGATCATGGCCCCGGCGGCGAAGCCCAGGCCTACCGGCAGGGCGGGCTTGAAGAGCTCCACGAAGAGAAAGGCGGGCACGGCCATGAGGGGTTGGGGTAGGCTGGAGAAAACGCTCCAAAGGGCAGCGCCCAGGACGCTAACCCCCCTGGGGATCAGGACCAGGCTGATGGCCAAGCCCTCTGGAATGTTGTGCACGGCGATGGCCAGGGTGATGAAAACCCCTAAGGCCTCCCCGCCCCCGAAGGCCACGCCTACCCCCACGCCCTCGGCAAAGGAGTGGAGGGTCATGATGCCCACCATCATGAGGGCCTTGCGGGCGTCCAGGCCGTTTAGGCTCCCGA is a window encoding:
- a CDS encoding HAD family hydrolase; the protein is MKLWLLDLDDTLLVDHRVSEEVLGRLGQEVGVEGLPQAVRRKAEEFFRQAPFYPWAERIGHSALEALWARYSTPGLETLAEWAWPFRERVFQEALRALGGPVERARELAEAFFRERRRYPLFPEVPEFLEALRARGAIPVLLTNGVPDLQREKLAGAGLGEAFSLTLVSGEVGLGKPDPRLFRMALCAFGVGPEEAVMVGDNPERDIKGALSAGIRAVWVDRGHRPKDPRYPAHLEVQDLLEALTLLEA
- a CDS encoding Uma2 family endonuclease, with the translated sequence MTPARKRFTVEEFHRMAQAGLLGEDDRVELLEGEVWEMSPIGSRHAAAVRRLRRLFTPLEMEGACLIAVQDPVRLNPFSEPQPDLALLRPRPDLYQEGHPGPQDVLLLVEVAEASLAYDLGVKAPLYARHGVLELWVLDLDGKRLHVLRSPSPEGYREAQTLAPGNHLAPVAFPSFSLPVAELLG
- the amrB gene encoding AmmeMemoRadiSam system protein B, whose amino-acid sequence is MDLVRLPAVAGYFYPLESGRLRQEVEGLLHKAHASPDPRVRGLLSPHAGYFYSGKVAAEGFKVLSAWRGRARRILLLGPSHFVPFLGAAFYPYRAWATPLGEVAVDLEGGSRLVAQGSPFLTYEEPFREEHSLEVLLPFLQVALPDTPILPLLFGEADPKEVAEALLSELGEGDLVVASSDLSHYHPDPVARKRDQKTLEKALALDVEGVAQGEACGHLPWATLTALARSLGWKPTLLAYATSAEASGDTSRVVGYAAVAYLGQGPSALR
- the amrS gene encoding AmmeMemoRadiSam system radical SAM enzyme encodes the protein MTLTVTLREADLKRPLPKGYVQCRACAHYCAIAEGQAGKCGVRRNLGGRLYLVTYGKAAAVHLDPVEKKPLYHFHPGEGILSLGTVGCNLFCAFCQNWEISQFREFKVTPEGHLDRPIGEDWPPEAIVEKAEALGVRLLAYTYNEPAVWIEYAHDTAKLAKKRGMKNVFVTSGFETKEAWEYIRPFLDAANVDLKGFTEEFYRKICGARLKPVLESLEHLLAQGVWVEVTTLLLEGYNDSPEEVRAMARFLKGLSPEVPWHLTAAHPDYRMLDLRPTRHSTLVRAYEIAKEEGLKFVYVGNVLDEERSSTHCPDCGRLLIRRRGFWVKPLWEVPGVCPGCGRRIPGVWTW
- a CDS encoding SWIM zinc finger family protein; amino-acid sequence: MPPFPPREERDFASLVPREVLRRGLAYYQEGRVLRVFRVGEKVLGLVQGSAEAPYRVEVGPGLWGRCTCPYPEFPCKHAVALLYAYVEEKAPDLAPLIEALTPEEARGLLKKLALLPEVGLYLAEALAPEKAFLEGVKDLRRAFRLGGGQEEARALSLRLDRVGRKEVEAYLEALLEAPFDPEPYLRIALERYLALTPRLSFLLNLYLRHPSEALREAFLQVAGERGEEALHLLRGGNGLGLKRALRAELLFRLGRVEEGLSALREGLEGVGDYLLLVERLMALGRVEEALRYAEEARDWFGKDPRLLPLLDLLVAHRGSPEDHRARFGVRPNLEDYLALKSKLGREFYRERKALLRQVRDPALLARIYLLEEDWKALDRLLRNTPPEAYPALAEVLEEKLPEEAKRLYLEAARREVEKGTRKAYREAARLLGRLSRLDPKAAREAALALLQAYPRRRALKEELGFWLSEKPHGPMTE
- a CDS encoding alpha/beta hydrolase family protein; the protein is MVYGRDGVTLFAQVCLPEGTTDRAVVLVPGGFGPPTEGMEKRCRFYAEKGVVALVPHLRGRGKSGGKVSGCLGEAEDLVLLARLLPRLGIKHYAYVGYSLGACVALKAAALEGRARGVVFVIGPVDFVEQVEILRRSRPEALARWREVFGGLPEDCPDCYARQSPLPYAALLAAPLLILHAGNDPLIPPTQACRLRDVREKMGRRVYQVALTREGEPWTLPLTKDRACLRPTGFGPLGEDHLILFPDLHHAVIPAMEAWVERFVLAWLR
- a CDS encoding nucleotidyltransferase domain-containing protein, which codes for MPSVRVFFPPWTKEEILKGLKEGLAVLREEVPLRQAYLFGSWAAGRALPGSDVDLLLIYQGPAREDLHRLARKAFKGLPVELHAYTEEETNTLKPLLERMLAQAIPLLDS
- a CDS encoding HEPN domain-containing protein, producing the protein MERSRDFILQARRDLEHARFALEKGFYEWAAFTAQQAAGKAVKAVFQHLGAVAWGDSVLGLLEELAKRHPVSESLLDAASELDKAYIPTRYPDALPEGAPFERYRRPEAERLLQHAEEINAFCQGLLPSLD
- a CDS encoding DNA/RNA nuclease SfsA, which produces MLALSLPPLKPCRFLRRRNRFLVESDVGLLHLPNSGRMGELLLPGTPCFYHPRATPKTVGRLLLLESRGVLVGVDASLANRLLELLLREGVFGSLADLRKEVRLEGERLDFSARIGGKEALLEAKNCNRVEGSLALFPDAPTPRGARHLRLLSGFARAGGLAYAVWMVQHPLARAFALDPEDRVLYQAAREAKRAGVQLLAYRVRPTLEALYLEGQLPWVWLPSQEDLEGHHQGRG
- a CDS encoding ZIP family metal transporter; this translates as MEPVPISPWTVFLYALLTAVATGLGALPFLFTRRILAHHLGLANAAAGGLMLSASFGLIYEGVHYHLGRTLLGVVLGLLFIQLSHRFLHGREVSFGSLNGLDARKALMMVGIMTLHSFAEGVGVGVAFGGGEALGVFITLAIAVHNIPEGLAISLVLIPRGVSVLGAALWSVFSSLPQPLMAVPAFLFVELFKPALPVGLGFAAGAMIWMVAAEILPEALKEAKAEGVATVLTLAAALMVAFQILLGG